In Pseudomonadota bacterium, the genomic window ACTTCCTTGGTAAGGAAGAGGTCACCGGTTCGAATCCGGTTATGGGCTCCAGTTCTAGGGGAAGAGAAGTCGAGCGGTGAGACGAACGAAAGCGGAGAACTGAGTTATGTCCAAGGAGAAATTTCAGCGAACGAAGCCGCATGTGAATGTAGGGACGATAGGGCATGTGGATCATGGGAAGACGACGTTGACGGCGGCGTTAACGAT contains:
- a CDS encoding GTP-binding protein, translating into MSKEKFQRTKPHVNVGTIGHVDHGKTTLTAALT